The Anaeromusa acidaminophila DSM 3853 genome includes a region encoding these proteins:
- the eutM gene encoding ethanolamine utilization microcompartment protein EutM: MSGEALGMVETKGLVGAIEAADAMVKAANVSLVGYEKIGSGLVTVMVRGDVGAVKAATDTGAAAAQRVGELISVHVIPRPHTDIEKILPKSL; this comes from the coding sequence ATGAGTGGAGAGGCATTGGGAATGGTTGAAACCAAAGGCTTGGTAGGTGCGATCGAAGCAGCTGACGCCATGGTGAAAGCAGCCAACGTAAGCCTAGTTGGGTATGAAAAAATCGGTTCCGGTTTGGTAACCGTTATGGTGCGCGGTGACGTAGGCGCGGTGAAAGCGGCTACCGATACCGGCGCTGCAGCAGCGCAACGGGTTGGCGAGCTGATTTCGGTGCACGTCATTCCGCGTCCGCATACGGACATTGAGAAAATTCTTCCTAAATCTTTATAA
- the pduL gene encoding phosphate propanoyltransferase, producing the protein MDSATIEAIVTQVLQSLAVEPEAMAVTEGIPVGISNRHIHLSAEHMEILFGCGSQLTRQKDLKQVGEFAAAETVTLVGPKGVIRNVRVLGPIRGTTQVEISRTDGFALGVKAPVRDSGDIEGSAGIILTGPCGAVTLEKGVICAARHIHMHNDDARRFGVKDGERVIVEVDGPRGADLKHVLVRVKEEFRLEMHIDTDEANALGIGPGATVTLRREQEA; encoded by the coding sequence ATGGACAGCGCAACGATCGAAGCCATTGTGACCCAGGTTTTGCAGTCTTTGGCGGTAGAGCCGGAAGCAATGGCGGTGACGGAAGGGATTCCTGTCGGGATATCAAACCGGCACATCCACCTCTCTGCTGAGCATATGGAGATTTTGTTCGGCTGTGGCAGCCAGTTGACTCGCCAAAAAGATTTGAAACAGGTGGGGGAATTTGCGGCAGCGGAAACAGTGACGTTGGTTGGGCCTAAGGGAGTAATTCGCAATGTGCGCGTCCTAGGGCCCATCCGCGGCACGACGCAGGTGGAAATTTCCCGTACCGACGGCTTTGCTTTGGGAGTCAAAGCGCCTGTACGGGATTCCGGCGATATCGAAGGAAGCGCCGGAATTATCCTAACAGGACCTTGCGGCGCAGTAACTTTGGAAAAGGGTGTTATCTGCGCAGCCAGACATATTCATATGCACAATGATGATGCCCGCCGCTTCGGTGTGAAAGACGGCGAGCGGGTCATAGTGGAGGTTGACGGTCCGCGAGGAGCGGACTTGAAACATGTTTTGGTTCGGGTGAAAGAAGAGTTTCGCTTGGAAATGCACATTGATACGGACGAAGCCAATGCCCTGGGCATTGGTCCGGGGGCTACGGTGACACTGCGCCGGGAACAGGAGGCGTAA
- a CDS encoding flavoprotein, whose amino-acid sequence MEREDIIRLVTEEVMRRLGTPQPVQPAVKQALALFTGGALGLEEALAQLAQLQNQGVRLTAVLSKAAETVIGVERLRKALGMELDIRLATDPLPKQDLKEADVVLVPVLTQNTAAKLARTLADTTISTLVMQALLMGKAVIAARNAADPKDPWRVHGGMGAARPTLTRALQDNLKTLESYGVALVDAGALAAEAMQQLGVTTGVMTKAKETAQKPSLPKGQGRRVIDAAMIQVRAAQGESILTVGPQDLVTPLARDVARECGVELR is encoded by the coding sequence GTGGAACGGGAAGACATAATCCGTTTGGTGACGGAAGAAGTCATGCGGCGTTTAGGAACGCCGCAGCCTGTGCAGCCAGCGGTCAAACAGGCGCTGGCCTTGTTTACAGGCGGCGCGTTGGGCCTGGAAGAGGCGCTGGCGCAACTGGCGCAGTTGCAGAATCAGGGCGTTCGTTTAACTGCTGTCTTATCCAAGGCGGCGGAGACGGTGATCGGTGTAGAGCGATTGCGCAAGGCGCTGGGAATGGAGCTGGACATTCGTTTGGCGACAGATCCTTTGCCGAAACAAGACCTAAAAGAGGCTGATGTCGTGCTTGTGCCTGTATTGACGCAGAACACTGCGGCTAAACTGGCTCGCACCTTAGCAGACACAACTATTTCGACCCTGGTGATGCAGGCGCTCTTAATGGGGAAAGCGGTCATTGCCGCGCGTAATGCCGCGGATCCCAAGGATCCTTGGCGTGTCCATGGAGGCATGGGCGCAGCCAGACCGACGTTAACTCGAGCATTACAGGATAATCTGAAAACCTTGGAATCCTACGGGGTGGCGTTGGTGGACGCCGGTGCGCTAGCGGCTGAGGCTATGCAACAGCTGGGCGTGACTACTGGCGTGATGACGAAAGCAAAAGAAACTGCACAAAAACCGTCTTTGCCCAAAGGGCAGGGAAGGCGGGTTATTGACGCGGCGATGATTCAAGTGCGGGCAGCTCAAGGGGAATCCATCCTGACGGTTGGTCCCCAAGACCTGGTGACGCCCTTGGCGCGCGATGTGGCTCGGGAGTGCGGTGTGGAACTCAGATAA
- a CDS encoding cob(I)yrinic acid a,c-diamide adenosyltransferase — protein MSVYTRTGDGGTTSLYSKERVSKDDIRVEAYGTVDEASAAMGAARALVACFPWAEECLQTLQSELIDLNADLATYFTEQAPGRITEIHVARLEAVIDEMEQRRIPQHYFVTPGESKASAALDVARTIVRRAERRTITLSQKAFVPEADRRYLNRLSDLLFVMARCVEQEEVVQKATAQIVERLTNGQQRPGGSACKEAKTLLDKAKQILEEAEYKAMEIGVPMVIAVVDAGGNLVAQHRMDGSLLASISLALDKAYTAAALKMSTEEVAQLVQPGGPLYGLNTAQQGRFVVFGGGLPLLSGKEVIGGIGVSGGAVHEDVQVANAALAAWKNVRA, from the coding sequence ATGAGTGTGTATACGCGAACCGGAGATGGCGGTACAACCAGCTTATACAGTAAGGAACGCGTTTCTAAAGACGACATAAGAGTCGAGGCCTACGGCACGGTGGATGAAGCCAGCGCGGCTATGGGCGCAGCTCGGGCGTTAGTGGCTTGTTTTCCCTGGGCGGAAGAATGCTTGCAAACGCTGCAAAGCGAGCTGATCGATTTGAATGCCGACTTGGCGACGTACTTTACCGAGCAGGCCCCAGGGCGCATTACTGAAATCCATGTGGCCAGGCTGGAGGCAGTCATCGATGAAATGGAGCAACGGCGCATTCCTCAGCATTATTTTGTTACTCCCGGCGAGTCGAAGGCCAGCGCGGCGTTGGATGTGGCGCGCACCATTGTGCGCCGCGCCGAACGGCGTACGATTACCTTAAGCCAAAAGGCCTTTGTTCCCGAAGCGGACCGCCGTTATTTGAACCGCCTGTCAGATTTACTTTTTGTGATGGCTCGCTGTGTGGAGCAAGAAGAGGTGGTGCAAAAGGCAACGGCCCAAATTGTGGAGCGTTTGACAAATGGGCAACAGCGTCCGGGAGGCTCGGCTTGCAAGGAGGCGAAAACCTTGCTGGATAAGGCGAAACAGATTCTTGAAGAAGCGGAATATAAGGCCATGGAAATCGGTGTACCTATGGTTATTGCTGTGGTAGACGCCGGAGGCAACTTAGTAGCGCAGCATCGAATGGATGGCTCTCTTTTGGCCAGCATTTCGCTGGCTTTGGATAAAGCCTATACGGCGGCAGCGCTTAAGATGTCTACGGAGGAAGTGGCGCAATTGGTGCAGCCGGGAGGTCCCTTGTATGGTCTTAATACGGCGCAGCAAGGACGCTTTGTTGTTTTCGGCGGCGGTTTGCCGCTGCTAAGCGGCAAAGAGGTCATAGGCGGAATCGGCGTCAGCGGCGGCGCGGTGCATGAAGACGTACAAGTTGCCAATGCGGCTTTGGCCGCCTGGAAAAACGTCCGAGCCTAA
- a CDS encoding aldehyde dehydrogenase family protein, which produces MVVDQALIAKITAEIVASLQGGEGNAKQVQDGIFDTVDEAVAAARKAYKELKQFSRMEREKFVQAIRDAAYTNASTMAEMAVWESGMGRVSDKILKNQLAATKSPGTEDLKPTAWTGDDGLTLLEMGPYGVIGSITPTTNPTETIICNGIGMIAAGNAIFFSPHPTAKNTSLWTIRLFNEAIVKAGGPANLMTSVANPSIEAANAMMNHPDINMLVATGGPGVVKAVLSSGKKAIGAGAGNPPVVVDETADIPKAAKDIVNGCSFDNNLPCIAEKEVIAVGSIADQLMMYMQRNGAYLINEEQREALKEVIMTAKEGKIAEGCTGPAKKVYGINKDYVGKSAQYILDKIGISVPDTIKVVLCEAPADHPFVVEELMMPVLPVVSVKDIDAAIALAVKVEHGNRHTAIMHSKNVDNLTQMAKAIETTIFVKNAPSYAGIGVGGEGYTTFTIAGPTGEGLTSAKSFTRQRRCVLVDGFSIV; this is translated from the coding sequence ATGGTAGTAGATCAGGCGCTGATAGCAAAAATCACCGCTGAAATTGTAGCTTCATTGCAAGGCGGCGAAGGAAACGCGAAGCAAGTGCAAGACGGCATTTTTGATACGGTTGATGAAGCCGTTGCCGCCGCTCGCAAGGCGTATAAAGAATTGAAACAATTTTCTCGTATGGAACGGGAAAAGTTCGTGCAGGCTATACGGGATGCCGCTTATACCAACGCGTCTACCATGGCGGAAATGGCGGTATGGGAAAGCGGTATGGGCCGTGTAAGCGACAAAATTCTCAAAAATCAGCTGGCAGCTACGAAAAGCCCGGGTACGGAGGATCTGAAACCGACCGCCTGGACCGGGGATGATGGCTTGACTCTGCTGGAAATGGGACCGTACGGAGTGATTGGCTCCATTACGCCGACCACCAACCCTACGGAAACCATCATTTGCAACGGCATCGGCATGATTGCCGCAGGCAATGCGATTTTCTTCAGCCCTCATCCGACGGCGAAGAATACCTCTCTTTGGACCATCCGGCTTTTTAACGAAGCCATTGTTAAAGCAGGCGGTCCGGCTAACCTTATGACGTCCGTAGCGAATCCGTCCATTGAGGCGGCTAATGCTATGATGAACCATCCCGATATCAACATGCTGGTGGCTACCGGCGGACCTGGCGTGGTAAAAGCCGTCCTGTCGTCCGGCAAGAAAGCCATCGGCGCGGGTGCAGGCAACCCTCCTGTGGTTGTTGATGAAACAGCAGACATTCCCAAAGCGGCCAAGGATATTGTCAATGGATGTTCTTTTGACAACAACTTGCCTTGCATTGCGGAAAAAGAGGTCATCGCTGTCGGCTCTATCGCGGATCAGCTGATGATGTACATGCAGCGCAATGGCGCGTACTTGATTAATGAAGAGCAGCGCGAAGCGCTCAAAGAAGTGATCATGACCGCCAAAGAAGGCAAGATTGCCGAAGGCTGCACAGGTCCTGCCAAAAAAGTCTATGGCATCAACAAGGATTATGTAGGTAAATCGGCGCAGTACATTTTGGATAAGATCGGCATTTCGGTGCCGGATACGATCAAAGTGGTTCTGTGCGAAGCGCCCGCGGATCATCCTTTTGTTGTGGAAGAACTGATGATGCCGGTATTGCCGGTGGTATCCGTTAAAGACATTGATGCCGCTATTGCGCTGGCTGTCAAAGTGGAGCACGGCAACCGTCATACGGCCATTATGCATTCCAAAAATGTAGACAATTTGACGCAGATGGCCAAAGCCATTGAAACCACCATTTTTGTAAAAAATGCACCGTCTTATGCCGGTATTGGCGTAGGCGGCGAAGGGTACACCACCTTTACGATTGCCGGCCCCACCGGCGAGGGACTGACTTCCGCCAAAAGCTTTACCCGTCAGCGCCGCTGCGTGCTGGTGGATGGCTTCTCCATCGTTTGA
- a CDS encoding 4Fe-4S dicluster domain-containing protein, whose amino-acid sequence MAENVREEIIAAVKAAGVVGAGGAGFPTHVKINASVDTILVNGAECEPLLRAHQQLMASESQAMLLGLRAVMVATGAQKAYVGLKHKYGPAIESLTKTLADMNEKNVELAYLPDIYPAGDEQVLVREITGRIVPEGGIPLQVGVVVANVETLINVAKALQGEGVTEKYVTIGGAVAKPITIKAPVGMSVKEALVMAGGPTTGPYAIIDGGPMMGKLIEEDAPITKTTGGLLVLPESHSIIRGRRLSWEHVLNRSRAVCCNCRACTDVCPRNLLGHGLEPHRIMQAIGHSNSEQPDILQRAMLCSECGACEVFGCTMGLSPRLVNGYLKKEFAKQKVRNPYHEAPCAVRGGREYRMIPTKRLVARLGLSQYDVKAPLLAEMPQVRSVKLLLSQHIGAPAKPIVAVGDSVAKGQLVAEIPEGAGLGANVHASIAGKVVSIDGAIVIQA is encoded by the coding sequence TTGGCTGAGAATGTACGTGAAGAAATCATTGCCGCCGTTAAGGCGGCAGGTGTAGTGGGAGCCGGCGGCGCCGGCTTCCCTACGCATGTAAAAATCAACGCCAGTGTCGACACCATTCTGGTGAATGGCGCCGAGTGCGAGCCCCTTCTGCGGGCGCATCAGCAGCTTATGGCCAGTGAAAGCCAGGCCATGCTGCTGGGCCTGCGGGCCGTGATGGTGGCTACTGGAGCACAAAAGGCGTATGTCGGGCTAAAACACAAATACGGTCCGGCTATTGAAAGTCTGACAAAGACCTTGGCCGATATGAACGAAAAAAATGTGGAACTGGCGTATTTGCCGGATATTTATCCGGCCGGCGACGAGCAAGTGCTGGTTCGTGAAATTACAGGGCGCATTGTGCCGGAAGGCGGTATTCCCCTGCAAGTAGGGGTAGTAGTCGCCAATGTGGAGACGTTGATTAACGTAGCCAAAGCGTTGCAGGGAGAAGGCGTTACCGAAAAGTACGTCACTATCGGCGGCGCGGTAGCCAAGCCGATAACCATTAAGGCGCCTGTAGGCATGTCTGTAAAGGAAGCCTTGGTTATGGCGGGCGGCCCCACAACCGGTCCTTACGCCATTATTGACGGCGGTCCGATGATGGGAAAACTGATTGAAGAAGACGCGCCAATTACGAAAACAACCGGCGGCTTGTTGGTTTTGCCGGAAAGTCATAGCATTATTCGAGGGCGGCGCTTGTCTTGGGAGCATGTGCTCAATCGTTCCCGCGCGGTTTGCTGCAATTGTCGGGCTTGTACCGATGTATGCCCGCGAAACCTTCTGGGACACGGCTTAGAGCCGCATCGTATTATGCAAGCCATCGGCCACAGCAACAGCGAGCAACCGGATATTCTGCAGCGAGCCATGCTTTGCTCGGAATGCGGCGCTTGTGAAGTGTTTGGCTGTACCATGGGGTTGTCGCCACGCTTGGTAAATGGGTATTTGAAAAAGGAATTTGCCAAACAGAAAGTGCGCAATCCATACCATGAAGCTCCTTGCGCGGTACGCGGGGGCCGTGAATATCGCATGATTCCCACGAAACGCCTTGTGGCTCGGCTGGGCTTGTCGCAGTATGATGTGAAAGCGCCGCTGTTGGCGGAAATGCCGCAGGTACGCAGCGTGAAACTATTGTTATCGCAGCACATCGGAGCGCCGGCAAAGCCGATTGTAGCCGTGGGAGACAGTGTCGCGAAAGGGCAATTGGTGGCGGAGATTCCCGAAGGAGCCGGGCTGGGAGCTAACGTGCATGCCAGTATAGCCGGTAAGGTTGTAAGCATCGACGGCGCCATTGTCATTCAGGCGTAG
- a CDS encoding BMC domain-containing protein, protein MKRAIGLLELKNITRGILSADAMLKAANVDMVMAQPLCPGKYVVMVAGDVGAVQSAIRSGKAVGGEENVVDEFVLPNPHDSLIGAVSGCSDVHEIHALGVIETYSVASAVVAADAAAKAANVALIDVRLARGMGGKAVVTLTGDVGAVNSAVRAGAHAIEHGGFLVDQLVLPAPHKNLHEALF, encoded by the coding sequence ATGAAGCGAGCCATTGGCTTGTTGGAATTGAAGAACATCACGCGGGGCATTTTATCGGCGGATGCTATGCTTAAAGCGGCTAATGTGGACATGGTTATGGCTCAGCCGCTTTGTCCTGGTAAATATGTGGTTATGGTAGCCGGTGATGTCGGAGCGGTGCAAAGCGCGATTCGCAGCGGCAAGGCGGTAGGCGGCGAAGAAAATGTAGTGGATGAGTTTGTGCTGCCTAACCCGCATGACTCCTTGATTGGCGCTGTGAGCGGCTGCAGCGACGTCCATGAAATTCATGCTTTGGGCGTGATTGAAACCTATTCAGTGGCTTCCGCAGTGGTTGCTGCTGATGCGGCGGCTAAAGCGGCTAATGTCGCTCTTATTGATGTGCGTTTAGCGCGCGGTATGGGCGGCAAGGCGGTTGTGACCTTAACAGGTGACGTGGGCGCTGTCAATTCTGCTGTACGTGCAGGCGCGCATGCCATTGAACATGGCGGATTCCTGGTGGATCAACTGGTCCTGCCTGCGCCGCATAAAAATTTGCACGAAGCATTATTCTAA
- a CDS encoding PocR ligand-binding domain-containing protein, whose protein sequence is MEHTLRDVIDLDLLQQIQDRFALAMGMASITVDHEGPVTKPSNFTDFCMKKTRNTTEGAKRCNECDIKGGQEAARTGKPAIYYCHGGLMDFAAPIVVEGKQLGSMLGGQVLPQPPDEEKFRRIAVELGIEPEEYLGALRKIRIVPEESIRAAADLLYIVANALSRMGYQRLKVMKSTEYFLDVSGSMGNRIADVSGRVEDVTKHVSSLVENSQLLLGSTSETKQKVKDTDEILRFIRNVADQTKLLGLNAAIEAARAGEMGRGFAVVAQEVRNLAGVSVDSAQKIEGILQNIQKGMQEIEKEISNTGAIVERHQEFMRTISDAIQDLDGMARNVQAAADEMKLQL, encoded by the coding sequence ATGGAACATACGTTACGTGATGTTATCGATCTGGATTTGCTGCAGCAGATACAGGACCGTTTTGCGTTGGCTATGGGGATGGCCAGTATTACTGTAGACCATGAAGGCCCGGTGACGAAGCCGAGCAATTTTACTGATTTTTGCATGAAAAAAACCAGAAATACCACCGAAGGGGCTAAACGCTGCAATGAATGCGATATCAAAGGCGGCCAAGAAGCAGCCCGTACGGGAAAACCGGCGATTTACTACTGCCATGGAGGTTTGATGGATTTTGCCGCTCCCATTGTTGTAGAAGGAAAACAACTTGGTTCCATGCTGGGAGGTCAGGTGCTGCCGCAGCCGCCGGATGAGGAAAAATTTCGCCGGATTGCGGTGGAACTGGGCATTGAACCGGAAGAATACCTAGGGGCTTTGCGGAAAATCCGAATTGTGCCGGAAGAAAGCATACGAGCGGCGGCAGATTTGCTCTACATTGTGGCCAATGCGCTGTCTCGCATGGGGTACCAGCGGTTGAAGGTAATGAAAAGTACGGAATACTTTTTAGACGTTTCCGGAAGCATGGGAAATCGTATTGCCGACGTTTCCGGGCGGGTAGAGGATGTAACGAAGCATGTCTCCTCGCTTGTGGAAAACTCACAGCTGCTGTTGGGCTCTACTTCGGAAACGAAGCAGAAAGTGAAAGACACGGATGAAATCTTGCGCTTTATACGGAATGTGGCCGATCAAACAAAACTATTAGGCTTGAATGCCGCCATTGAGGCGGCGCGGGCTGGCGAAATGGGCCGCGGCTTTGCCGTAGTGGCGCAGGAGGTGCGGAATCTGGCTGGAGTCAGCGTGGATTCAGCGCAAAAAATAGAAGGGATTCTGCAGAACATACAAAAAGGTATGCAGGAAATCGAAAAAGAAATTTCCAACACCGGAGCGATTGTCGAACGTCATCAAGAGTTTATGCGGACTATTTCCGATGCGATTCAGGATCTGGATGGCATGGCGCGCAACGTACAAGCTGCCGCCGACGAGATGAAACTACAATTGTAG
- the fucO gene encoding lactaldehyde reductase, whose amino-acid sequence MVKRMVLNETSYFGAGAIEVIPEEMTRRGFSKAFVVTDKDLVAAGVAAQVTAVLEKASVPFSLYDEVKQNPTVANVNGGVAAFKASGADCIVAIGGGSPIDTAKGIGIVVNNPEFADVCSLEGCAATKAKSVPVIAVPTTAGTAAEVTINYVITDEKNVKKMVCVDPNDIPVMAVVDPQLMTSMPKGLTAATGMDALTHAIEGYITQGAWDMSDMFALQSISLIAKHLSTAVEQPANVEARSGMALAQYVAGMGFSNVGLGIVHSMAHPLGALYDTPHGVANALLLPYVMEYNAPASGEKYREIARAMGVQGVDAMEQDAYRKAAVDAVVKLSKKIRIPQKLQDIGVQEKDLPKLAAAAFADVCTPGNPRETNEKEILALYQKAYS is encoded by the coding sequence ATGGTTAAACGTATGGTTCTCAATGAAACATCCTATTTTGGCGCAGGCGCTATTGAAGTGATTCCGGAAGAAATGACGCGGCGCGGTTTTTCCAAAGCTTTTGTAGTGACCGATAAGGATTTGGTAGCTGCCGGCGTAGCTGCTCAGGTTACAGCGGTTTTGGAAAAAGCGTCAGTTCCTTTCTCTCTCTATGATGAAGTAAAACAAAATCCGACAGTGGCTAATGTCAATGGCGGCGTGGCTGCTTTTAAAGCGTCCGGCGCTGATTGTATTGTGGCCATCGGCGGCGGTTCACCGATTGATACAGCCAAGGGGATTGGCATTGTGGTGAACAATCCTGAATTTGCCGACGTATGCTCGCTAGAAGGCTGCGCAGCGACTAAAGCCAAAAGCGTGCCGGTCATTGCGGTGCCGACAACGGCGGGAACCGCGGCGGAAGTTACGATTAACTACGTTATTACCGATGAAAAAAACGTCAAGAAAATGGTTTGCGTGGATCCTAACGACATTCCCGTTATGGCGGTCGTAGACCCGCAGCTGATGACTTCTATGCCTAAAGGACTGACGGCGGCCACTGGTATGGATGCGCTAACTCATGCGATTGAAGGGTATATTACCCAGGGCGCTTGGGATATGAGCGATATGTTTGCGTTGCAGTCCATTAGCCTGATTGCTAAGCACTTGTCTACGGCTGTAGAACAGCCTGCTAATGTGGAAGCCAGAAGCGGCATGGCCTTGGCGCAATATGTGGCTGGTATGGGTTTCTCTAATGTCGGTTTAGGCATCGTGCATTCCATGGCGCATCCGCTGGGAGCGCTCTATGATACGCCTCATGGCGTTGCTAATGCCTTGCTGCTTCCTTATGTTATGGAGTACAACGCTCCGGCATCTGGAGAAAAATACAGAGAAATTGCTCGCGCTATGGGTGTTCAGGGTGTGGATGCAATGGAGCAGGATGCGTATCGCAAAGCGGCTGTAGATGCGGTAGTAAAACTGTCTAAGAAGATTCGGATTCCTCAAAAACTGCAAGATATCGGCGTACAGGAAAAGGATCTGCCTAAACTGGCCGCCGCTGCCTTTGCCGATGTTTGTACGCCTGGCAATCCTCGCGAGACGAATGAAAAAGAAATTCTTGCTTTGTATCAGAAGGCGTATTCTTAG
- a CDS encoding P-II family nitrogen regulator, giving the protein MEPITKVEIITRPAKLDELKEAMNKIGVTGMTVSQIFGSGLTKGHVEVYRGSEYSVNLLPKIKVEIVVCEVPVETVVKTAKEILKTGKLGDGKIFIQPLANAVRIRTGDEGPAAIKAPKDTKSA; this is encoded by the coding sequence ATGGAACCTATTACTAAGGTGGAAATCATCACCCGTCCCGCCAAGTTGGACGAACTCAAAGAAGCCATGAATAAAATCGGCGTTACCGGCATGACCGTCAGTCAAATCTTCGGCAGCGGTCTAACGAAAGGCCATGTAGAAGTATACCGCGGTTCCGAGTATTCCGTAAACTTGCTGCCAAAAATCAAAGTGGAAATTGTTGTTTGCGAAGTACCGGTAGAAACGGTAGTCAAAACCGCTAAAGAAATCTTGAAAACAGGCAAACTCGGAGATGGCAAAATCTTTATCCAACCGTTGGCCAATGCCGTGCGCATCCGTACTGGCGACGAAGGGCCAGCCGCTATCAAAGCTCCAAAAGATACCAAAAGCGCTTAA
- the cobT gene encoding nicotinate-nucleotide--dimethylbenzimidazole phosphoribosyltransferase, with product MMSLLQETLEKIEKPDAAAYEIVKKSLAQSVYPAGMLGRLPEMAATYAAAIGNAKPQELKACMVIACADHGVARRSVSAYPIETTAQMTINYVASKGASANAFANFCGADMVVVDAGVAVELPSYPGLWERKIAYGTEDFTQGPAMTQEQAVKALEIGISIVQEKVQEGYRCFTLGEMGIGNTTSSAAIVAAISGEDPLQTTGRGTGISDQRLADKRQYVRQALTVNQPWGTNGLDVLRKVGGFELGVLAGVVLGAAAHKCLVIVDGLNTTAAALVAQGIHADSASYLLASHLSGEPAHRIALRQLELEACVDLGIRLGEAIGASLVVDMLQMVLAMLQDAYASAEEGLA from the coding sequence ATGATGAGTTTGTTGCAAGAAACCCTAGAGAAAATTGAAAAGCCCGATGCGGCAGCGTATGAAATTGTCAAAAAAAGCTTGGCTCAGAGCGTATATCCTGCGGGGATGCTGGGGCGTCTGCCGGAGATGGCGGCGACCTATGCAGCGGCTATTGGGAACGCAAAGCCGCAGGAACTAAAGGCTTGCATGGTGATTGCTTGCGCGGATCATGGCGTAGCCCGGCGTTCTGTCAGCGCTTATCCCATAGAAACAACGGCGCAGATGACAATTAACTATGTGGCGTCGAAGGGCGCCAGCGCCAATGCATTTGCTAATTTTTGCGGGGCGGATATGGTAGTTGTTGATGCAGGCGTAGCAGTGGAGCTGCCGTCTTATCCCGGGCTTTGGGAGCGAAAAATTGCCTATGGAACGGAAGATTTTACGCAGGGGCCGGCCATGACGCAGGAGCAGGCTGTAAAAGCATTGGAAATTGGTATTTCGATTGTGCAGGAAAAAGTGCAAGAAGGATATCGCTGCTTTACATTAGGGGAAATGGGTATTGGCAATACAACCAGCAGTGCTGCTATTGTAGCGGCTATATCCGGCGAGGACCCGCTGCAAACCACCGGGCGGGGCACGGGTATTTCTGATCAACGTTTGGCGGACAAGCGCCAATATGTCCGGCAAGCGCTAACGGTCAATCAACCCTGGGGAACTAACGGGCTGGATGTTTTACGCAAGGTTGGCGGCTTTGAACTGGGCGTGTTGGCGGGAGTGGTACTGGGGGCTGCGGCGCACAAGTGCCTGGTAATTGTTGACGGGTTGAACACCACGGCGGCGGCCTTGGTGGCGCAAGGTATTCATGCTGACAGCGCCTCTTATTTATTAGCTTCCCATTTGTCTGGAGAACCGGCTCATCGTATTGCCTTGCGTCAGCTAGAGTTGGAGGCGTGCGTGGATTTGGGAATTCGCCTTGGAGAGGCGATAGGGGCCTCGTTGGTGGTGGATATGCTGCAGATGGTTTTGGCTATGCTGCAAGACGCCTACGCAAGTGCAGAGGAGGGATTGGCGTAA